In Gadus morhua chromosome 2, gadMor3.0, whole genome shotgun sequence, a single window of DNA contains:
- the ccnf gene encoding cyclin-F isoform X1 has product MKAGVVHCRCSKCFSIPTARKRVRRRAEAQTLLSLPEEVLLCVLQCLSAEDLLAVRAVHSQLKDIVDNHSSVWARVSFRDTWPDPKSVWLFERAAEKGNFEAAVKLGIAYLYNEGPLKCDEGQADVCGRKASHYFSLAEALHPAATDPFTWVFIRPPWSLVGSCCKAVVFHRLKAQCEASQEKKGPLLHSLARVLLCFDDEEMHTGALAMLKESAQAGCLQSSYLLWDQNYKASMSDPGRFLQSVRTLRDYAAKGCWEAQLSLAKVCLNGNPLGLEGKACVEQVAQFFSSSPHTPRPRAAETLRRGIKDTMRYILVDWLVEVTTMKSLSSLTLQVTVGCVDRYLGRRSVPKARLQLLGIACMVVCTRYTSRDILTIREAVWLTDNTYKYEDLVRMMGEVMAVLEGKIRTPMLLDYGKVLLYLLHLEWRTVHLFKYICELSLLHSAFATAPPAKLACAVLLLSRALHHYAPVWPRQMVEYTSFSKQDLTTYALQLYVKCFSPDVPKDYRHVSLTAVKQRFDDEAYQQISLEKVVDFRELCQILEVPEVEPPMDPPSPTGSPADIHTFLCSPSSNNKRRKDDDLQADRGTPTAELSPQEETLLGEMLDWSLDASGSGYEGDLEESELERDGEASVNAINLHEWFDAADGPDPDLDRRMDLDLDHSRDQGPDRCRDHCRSLSSAENSFCEAERGGGEASECGGSGGGGGSGPARTRSRSRAPLPFSPLELQSSGYASIHCSSSSPTCSYSALVPCAVKDLPAAAAGGHGGAHASPGFRLLVPMQRPAVFSCKQVKRKNAAAHSGGEMEVEEAEREAGFLSL; this is encoded by the exons ATGAAAGCGGGCG TCGTCCACTGTCGTTGCTCCAAATGCTTCTCCATCCCGACCGCGAGGAAGAGGGTCCGCAGGCGAGCTGAGGCCCAGACGCTGCTGTCCCTCCCAGAGGAGGTGCTGCTCTGCGTCCTCCAGTGCCTCTCCGCCGAGGACCTGCTGGCTGTCCGGGCA GTCCACTCCCAGCTGAAGGACATCGTCGACAACCACTCCAGCGTTTGGGCCCGGGTCAGCTTCCGGGACACCTGGCCGGACCCCAAAAGTGTCTGGCTGTTTGAAAG AGCCGCGGAGAAGGGGAACTTTGAAGCCGCGGTGAAGCTGGGGATCGCCTATTTGTACAACGAAGGAC cgctgAAGTGCGACGAGGGGCAGGCGGATGTGTGCGGCCGCAAGGCTTCCCACTACTTCAGCCTGGCGGAGGCGCTGCACCCTGCCGCCACGGACCCCTTCACCTGGGTGTTCATCCGCCCGCCCTGGTCCCTGGTGGGCAGCTGCTGCAAGGCGGTGGTCTTCCACCGCCTCAAGGCCCAGTGCGAAGCGAGT caggagaagaaggggcCACTGCTGCACTCCCTGGCCAGAGTTCTGCTGTGCTTTGAC GACGAGGAGATGCACACGGGGGCGTTGGCCATGCTGAAGGAGTCTGCCCAGGCCGGCTGCCTCCAGAGCTCCTACCTCCTGTGGGATCAGAACTACAAGGCGTCG ATGTCGGACCCGGGCCGGTTCCTGCAGTCTGTTCGAACACTCCGTGACTACGCTGCCAAAGGCTGCTGGGAGGCCCAG CTGTCCCTGGCAAAGGTGTGCCTGAACGGGAACCCCCTGGGCCTGGAGGGCAAGGCCTGCGTGGAGCAGGTGGCCCAGTTCTTCAGCTCCTCCCCGCACACGCCCCGGCCCCGCGCCGCCGAGACGCTGAGGAGGGGCATCAAGGACACCATGAG GTACATCCTGGTGGACTGGCTGGTGGAGGTGACCACCATGAAGAGCCTGTCCAGCCTGACGCTGCAGGTGACGGTGGGCTGCGTGGACCGCTACCTGGGGCGGCGCTCGGTCCCCAAGGCCCGGCTCCAGCTGCTGGGCATCGCCTGCATGGTGGTCTGCACCCG GTACACGAGTCGGGACATCCTGACCATCCGCGAGGCCGTCTGGCTCACGGACAACACCTACAAGTATGAGGACCTGGTGCGCATGATGGGCGAGGTCATGGCCGTGCTGGAGGGCAAGATCAGG acgCCCATGCTGCTGGACTACGGCAAGGTGCTGCTGTACCTGCTGCACCTGGAGTGGCGCACCGTGCACCTCTTCAAGTACATCTGCGAGCTGTCGCTGCTGCACTCGGCCTTCGCCACGGCGCCGCCCGCCAAGCTGGCCTGTGccgtgctgctgctgtcccGGGCGCTGCATCACTACG CTCCCGTTTGGCCCAGACAGATGGTCGAATACACGAGCTTCTCCAAACAAGACCTCACCACATACGCTCTGCAACTCTACGTCAAATG TTTCAGTCCCGACGTTCCCAAGGACTACCGCCACGTCTCCCTGACCGCCGTCAAGCAGCGCTTCGACGACGAGGCGTACCAACAGATCAGCCTGGAGAAG gtggtggaCTTCCGGGAGCTGTGTCAGATCCTGGAGGTGCCGGAGGTGGAGCCCCCCAtggacccccccagccccaccggCTCCCCGGCCGACATCCACACCTtcctctgctccccctccagcaacaacaaaag gagaAAGGATGACGACCTGCAGGCGGACCGGGGCACGCCCACTGCCGAGCTGTCCCCCCAGGAGGAGACCTTGCTGGGGGAGATGCTGGACTGGAGCCTGGACGCGTCCGGCTCCGGCTACGAGGGTGACCTGGAGGAGAGCGAgctggagagggacggagagg catCCGTCAACGCCATCAACTTGCACGAGTGGTTTGACGCCGCCGACGGTCCGGACCCCGATCTAGACCGCCGgatggacctggacctggaccacTCCCGGGACCAGGGTCCGGACCGCTGCCGGGACCACTGCCGCTCCCTGTCCAGCGCCGAGAACAGCTTCTGTGAAGCGGAGCGCGGCGGCGGGGAGGCGTCGGAGTGCGGcggtagcggcggcggcggcggtagcGGCCCGGCCCGGACCCGCAGCCGTTCCCGCGCCCCGCTGCCCTTCTCCCCCCTGGAGCTCCAGAGCTCGGGCTACGCCTCCATCcactgctccagctcctcccccacctgctcctactCCGCCCTCGTCCCCTGCGCCGTCAAAGACTTgcccgccgctgccgccggcGGCCACGGCGGTGCCCACGCCTCCCCGGGCTTCCGTCTCCTGGTGCCCATGCAGCGGCCGGCGGTCTTCTCCTGCAAGCAGGTGAAGAGGAAGAACGCGGCGGCGCACAgcgggggggagatggaggtggaggaggcggagagggaggcGGGCTTTCTGAGCCTGTGA
- the ccnf gene encoding cyclin-F isoform X2 — MKAGVVHCRCSKCFSIPTARKRVRRRAEAQTLLSLPEEVLLCVLQCLSAEDLLAVRAVHSQLKDIVDNHSSVWARVSFRDTWPDPKSVWLFERAAEKGNFEAAVKLGIAYLYNEGPLKCDEGQADVCGRKASHYFSLAEALHPAATDPFTWVFIRPPWSLVGSCCKAVVFHRLKAQCEASEKKGPLLHSLARVLLCFDDEEMHTGALAMLKESAQAGCLQSSYLLWDQNYKASMSDPGRFLQSVRTLRDYAAKGCWEAQLSLAKVCLNGNPLGLEGKACVEQVAQFFSSSPHTPRPRAAETLRRGIKDTMRYILVDWLVEVTTMKSLSSLTLQVTVGCVDRYLGRRSVPKARLQLLGIACMVVCTRYTSRDILTIREAVWLTDNTYKYEDLVRMMGEVMAVLEGKIRTPMLLDYGKVLLYLLHLEWRTVHLFKYICELSLLHSAFATAPPAKLACAVLLLSRALHHYAPVWPRQMVEYTSFSKQDLTTYALQLYVKCFSPDVPKDYRHVSLTAVKQRFDDEAYQQISLEKVVDFRELCQILEVPEVEPPMDPPSPTGSPADIHTFLCSPSSNNKRRKDDDLQADRGTPTAELSPQEETLLGEMLDWSLDASGSGYEGDLEESELERDGEASVNAINLHEWFDAADGPDPDLDRRMDLDLDHSRDQGPDRCRDHCRSLSSAENSFCEAERGGGEASECGGSGGGGGSGPARTRSRSRAPLPFSPLELQSSGYASIHCSSSSPTCSYSALVPCAVKDLPAAAAGGHGGAHASPGFRLLVPMQRPAVFSCKQVKRKNAAAHSGGEMEVEEAEREAGFLSL; from the exons ATGAAAGCGGGCG TCGTCCACTGTCGTTGCTCCAAATGCTTCTCCATCCCGACCGCGAGGAAGAGGGTCCGCAGGCGAGCTGAGGCCCAGACGCTGCTGTCCCTCCCAGAGGAGGTGCTGCTCTGCGTCCTCCAGTGCCTCTCCGCCGAGGACCTGCTGGCTGTCCGGGCA GTCCACTCCCAGCTGAAGGACATCGTCGACAACCACTCCAGCGTTTGGGCCCGGGTCAGCTTCCGGGACACCTGGCCGGACCCCAAAAGTGTCTGGCTGTTTGAAAG AGCCGCGGAGAAGGGGAACTTTGAAGCCGCGGTGAAGCTGGGGATCGCCTATTTGTACAACGAAGGAC cgctgAAGTGCGACGAGGGGCAGGCGGATGTGTGCGGCCGCAAGGCTTCCCACTACTTCAGCCTGGCGGAGGCGCTGCACCCTGCCGCCACGGACCCCTTCACCTGGGTGTTCATCCGCCCGCCCTGGTCCCTGGTGGGCAGCTGCTGCAAGGCGGTGGTCTTCCACCGCCTCAAGGCCCAGTGCGAAGCGAGT gagaagaaggggcCACTGCTGCACTCCCTGGCCAGAGTTCTGCTGTGCTTTGAC GACGAGGAGATGCACACGGGGGCGTTGGCCATGCTGAAGGAGTCTGCCCAGGCCGGCTGCCTCCAGAGCTCCTACCTCCTGTGGGATCAGAACTACAAGGCGTCG ATGTCGGACCCGGGCCGGTTCCTGCAGTCTGTTCGAACACTCCGTGACTACGCTGCCAAAGGCTGCTGGGAGGCCCAG CTGTCCCTGGCAAAGGTGTGCCTGAACGGGAACCCCCTGGGCCTGGAGGGCAAGGCCTGCGTGGAGCAGGTGGCCCAGTTCTTCAGCTCCTCCCCGCACACGCCCCGGCCCCGCGCCGCCGAGACGCTGAGGAGGGGCATCAAGGACACCATGAG GTACATCCTGGTGGACTGGCTGGTGGAGGTGACCACCATGAAGAGCCTGTCCAGCCTGACGCTGCAGGTGACGGTGGGCTGCGTGGACCGCTACCTGGGGCGGCGCTCGGTCCCCAAGGCCCGGCTCCAGCTGCTGGGCATCGCCTGCATGGTGGTCTGCACCCG GTACACGAGTCGGGACATCCTGACCATCCGCGAGGCCGTCTGGCTCACGGACAACACCTACAAGTATGAGGACCTGGTGCGCATGATGGGCGAGGTCATGGCCGTGCTGGAGGGCAAGATCAGG acgCCCATGCTGCTGGACTACGGCAAGGTGCTGCTGTACCTGCTGCACCTGGAGTGGCGCACCGTGCACCTCTTCAAGTACATCTGCGAGCTGTCGCTGCTGCACTCGGCCTTCGCCACGGCGCCGCCCGCCAAGCTGGCCTGTGccgtgctgctgctgtcccGGGCGCTGCATCACTACG CTCCCGTTTGGCCCAGACAGATGGTCGAATACACGAGCTTCTCCAAACAAGACCTCACCACATACGCTCTGCAACTCTACGTCAAATG TTTCAGTCCCGACGTTCCCAAGGACTACCGCCACGTCTCCCTGACCGCCGTCAAGCAGCGCTTCGACGACGAGGCGTACCAACAGATCAGCCTGGAGAAG gtggtggaCTTCCGGGAGCTGTGTCAGATCCTGGAGGTGCCGGAGGTGGAGCCCCCCAtggacccccccagccccaccggCTCCCCGGCCGACATCCACACCTtcctctgctccccctccagcaacaacaaaag gagaAAGGATGACGACCTGCAGGCGGACCGGGGCACGCCCACTGCCGAGCTGTCCCCCCAGGAGGAGACCTTGCTGGGGGAGATGCTGGACTGGAGCCTGGACGCGTCCGGCTCCGGCTACGAGGGTGACCTGGAGGAGAGCGAgctggagagggacggagagg catCCGTCAACGCCATCAACTTGCACGAGTGGTTTGACGCCGCCGACGGTCCGGACCCCGATCTAGACCGCCGgatggacctggacctggaccacTCCCGGGACCAGGGTCCGGACCGCTGCCGGGACCACTGCCGCTCCCTGTCCAGCGCCGAGAACAGCTTCTGTGAAGCGGAGCGCGGCGGCGGGGAGGCGTCGGAGTGCGGcggtagcggcggcggcggcggtagcGGCCCGGCCCGGACCCGCAGCCGTTCCCGCGCCCCGCTGCCCTTCTCCCCCCTGGAGCTCCAGAGCTCGGGCTACGCCTCCATCcactgctccagctcctcccccacctgctcctactCCGCCCTCGTCCCCTGCGCCGTCAAAGACTTgcccgccgctgccgccggcGGCCACGGCGGTGCCCACGCCTCCCCGGGCTTCCGTCTCCTGGTGCCCATGCAGCGGCCGGCGGTCTTCTCCTGCAAGCAGGTGAAGAGGAAGAACGCGGCGGCGCACAgcgggggggagatggaggtggaggaggcggagagggaggcGGGCTTTCTGAGCCTGTGA
- the LOC115556779 gene encoding transmembrane protein 100 has product MGCGPGRPACQAPSQAAAAAAGSAPGPEGPYLEPGASRVPDVLSSLERLSQATGGMEKSWYRCIFPFGIISLVIGVAGTGVTYTYNDLPQTKVLSLVLLGVGLLLVLLAATCWTVHKRKKRKKKEGGSFTSEQCPL; this is encoded by the coding sequence ATGGGCTGTGGGCCGGGCCGCCCTGCCTGCCAGGCCCCGTcccaggccgccgccgccgccgccggctcgGCGCCGGGTCCCGAGGGGCCGTACCTGGAGCCCGGCGCCTCCAGGGTGCCGGACGTGCTCTCGTCCCTGGAGCGTCTGTCCCAGGCCACGGGGGGCATGGAGAAGTCCTGGTACCGGTGCATCTTCCCCTTCGGCATCATCTCGCTGGTGATCGGCGTGGCGGGCACGGGGGTGACCTACACCTACAACGACCTGCCGCAGACCAAGGTGCTGTcgctggtgctgctgggggtcgggctgctgctggtgctgctggccgCCACCTGCTGGACGGTCCACAAGCGCAAGAAGAGGAAAAAGAAGGAGGGCGGCTCCTTCACCTCTGAGCAGTGCCCCCTCTGA